The following proteins are co-located in the Candidatus Woesearchaeota archaeon genome:
- the lgt gene encoding prolipoprotein diacylglyceryl transferase: MINKVALEIFGLQIYWYGIVYALGFTLSYFFITHHTKALKIKKEDSENIFFNFMISSVLGGRLFEVLIYEPSYYFSNLSKIFTVWDGGMSIHGGILLGVISLYYSSKKYKISLLSLTDIYSIPAAAALAFGRLANFINQELVGKPTQSSLGIIFPEYDSLTRWPTQLLESAKNLITFQILYATYIFKKTKTGTITALFLILYSFGRFIIDFLREPSTLYFGIPVGQILNLTYTVFGLGLIYYIHKK; the protein is encoded by the coding sequence ATGATCAATAAAGTTGCACTCGAAATATTTGGTCTACAAATATACTGGTATGGAATAGTATACGCACTAGGATTTACACTATCCTATTTTTTCATAACTCACCATACTAAAGCTCTAAAAATAAAAAAAGAAGATTCTGAAAACATATTTTTTAACTTTATGATTTCTTCTGTTCTAGGAGGACGTTTATTTGAAGTTCTAATCTATGAACCATCATACTACTTCTCAAATCTCAGCAAAATCTTTACAGTATGGGACGGAGGAATGTCAATTCATGGCGGAATACTACTAGGTGTAATCTCACTATACTACTCATCAAAAAAATACAAAATAAGCCTTCTAAGCTTAACAGATATATACTCGATTCCAGCAGCTGCAGCTTTAGCATTTGGAAGACTCGCTAATTTCATAAATCAAGAACTAGTTGGAAAACCAACACAATCAAGTCTAGGAATAATCTTCCCAGAATATGACTCTCTAACAAGATGGCCAACTCAATTATTGGAGAGCGCAAAGAATCTAATAACATTTCAAATATTATATGCAACATACATATTCAAAAAAACAAAAACTGGAACAATAACTGCTTTATTCCTTATATTATACTCCTTTGGAAGATTCATAATAGATTTCCTAAGAGAACCCTCTACTTTATACTTTGGAATCCCAGTTGGACAAATTTTAAACTTAACATATACAGTCTTTGGTTTAGGATTGATTTATTATATTCATAAGAAATGA
- a CDS encoding class I SAM-dependent methyltransferase — protein sequence MNKNCKIVETCYDMLDVAFYGNITDFTDGKYNGVDSTGYIKAQEDKAEWLLDKIKCKKGSFLLDIGCGYGRIVETANKRGAKASGITLSKYQQLRNIEKGLNVKAMNYLDIPKEWNNSFDCVIANGSMEHFTQVQDAIDGKQDEILRNFFKICHRIMKPDSRLATTVMHFTEKTNPNEIAKGSKSFSSKSDEGHFAKVLLENLGGWYPYKDQLEKCAKGLFVLESREDGTHDYHLTSEYWLNAIKLALKTKPRVYISIVGKFLRNPRAAFGMLDTWLFSQSWMWQFRPRKNGKAPTTLYRDVWKRVD from the coding sequence ATGAATAAGAATTGTAAAATAGTAGAAACTTGTTATGATATGTTAGACGTTGCTTTTTATGGAAATATAACTGATTTTACTGATGGAAAATATAATGGTGTTGATTCAACAGGTTATATTAAAGCTCAAGAAGACAAAGCCGAATGGCTTTTAGATAAAATAAAATGTAAGAAAGGTTCATTCTTGCTTGATATAGGCTGTGGTTATGGAAGAATAGTAGAAACTGCTAATAAACGTGGAGCAAAAGCAAGTGGAATTACTTTATCAAAATATCAACAACTTCGTAATATTGAAAAAGGACTTAATGTTAAGGCAATGAATTATTTAGATATTCCAAAAGAATGGAACAATTCATTTGATTGTGTTATTGCTAATGGTTCTATGGAACATTTTACACAAGTGCAAGATGCTATTGATGGAAAACAAGATGAAATACTAAGAAATTTTTTCAAAATATGTCATAGAATAATGAAACCTGATTCCAGACTTGCCACTACAGTAATGCATTTTACTGAGAAAACAAACCCTAACGAGATAGCAAAAGGTTCTAAATCTTTTTCTTCTAAATCAGATGAAGGCCATTTTGCAAAGGTTTTATTAGAAAATCTAGGTGGATGGTATCCATATAAAGATCAGTTAGAAAAATGTGCCAAAGGGTTATTTGTTTTAGAAAGCAGAGAAGATGGAACACATGACTACCATTTAACTTCAGAATATTGGTTGAATGCAATCAAGTTAGCTTTAAAAACTAAACCAAGGGTTTATATTTCTATTGTTGGCAAGTTTTTAAGAAATCCTCGTGCTGCTTTTGGGATGTTAGATACGTGGTTATTTTCACAATCATGGATGTGGCAATTTAGACCTAGAAAAAATGGAAAAGCACCTACTACATTATATCGTGATGTTTGGAAAAGAGTAGATTAA
- a CDS encoding Fic family protein, which produces MVKLIQKNNYYYLQYSYKKNKKTQTIEKYFGKELPKNILLIKEEFKENVFRERFVEEIDNISSNFNKEFRDTNEIAQKKYLSQFAIKFTYNSQAIEGSTLNLKDTALLIEEGITPAKKFEDIEQSKTHYDVFIEILKQQQDISYELILAWHKKLFERTYPQIAGKLRNHPVRVIGSKSIFSHQSKVESDLKDFFDWYNKNKNRIHPLRLAALVHLKFVSIHPFTDGNGRVSRLLMNYILNLYKYPLLDIDYIKRTSYYNALEKDQTSGTELVFIDYIAKKFIKEYSDYLE; this is translated from the coding sequence ATGGTTAAATTGATTCAAAAAAATAATTATTATTATTTGCAATATTCTTATAAGAAAAATAAGAAGACGCAAACTATAGAAAAATACTTTGGTAAAGAGTTACCAAAGAATATTTTATTGATAAAAGAAGAGTTTAAAGAGAACGTATTTAGAGAAAGGTTTGTAGAGGAAATTGATAATATTTCTAGTAATTTTAATAAGGAATTTAGGGATACTAATGAGATTGCTCAAAAAAAATATTTATCTCAATTTGCTATTAAATTTACTTATAATTCTCAAGCAATAGAGGGTTCAACTCTTAATCTTAAGGATACTGCATTGCTAATAGAAGAAGGTATCACTCCTGCTAAAAAATTTGAAGATATAGAGCAATCTAAAACACACTATGATGTATTTATTGAAATTCTAAAACAACAACAAGATATTTCTTATGAGCTTATCTTAGCATGGCATAAAAAACTTTTTGAAAGGACTTATCCTCAAATTGCAGGTAAATTGAGAAATCATCCTGTTAGAGTAATTGGTTCTAAATCCATTTTTTCTCATCAATCCAAAGTAGAATCTGATTTAAAAGATTTCTTTGATTGGTATAATAAAAATAAAAACAGAATACATCCTTTAAGGCTCGCAGCTTTAGTTCATTTAAAATTTGTATCAATTCATCCATTTACTGATGGGAATGGGAGAGTTTCTAGATTACTTATGAATTATATATTAAACTTATATAAATATCCTCTACTAGATATAGATTATATAAAAAGAACTTCATATTATAATGCTCTTGAGAAAGATCAAACAAGTGGAACTGAATTAGTATTTATTGATTACATTGCCAAGAAATTTATTAAAGAATATAGTGATTATTTGGAATAA